Within the Nitrospinaceae bacterium genome, the region ATTTGTTCTGGGGACCGAGGCCGCCCAGATTCCCGAGGACGTGAAAGTTATTTCCCGCCGCTGTTTTGTGGACGGGACCGGGCTTATGGTGGCCGGCTCGACCGACAATAGCGGGCGAATCGTCCAGGCATATGCCAAGGAGATTGGTGGAGAGCCCGAGGCGCGCATCATCGGCACAGACATGACGGTTTCGGCGCACACTGCAGCGTTCGCCAATGGCGTGGCGGCTCATGCCATGGACTACGATGACACCCAGCTTTCGAGCTACCCGGATCGTATCTATGGCCTGATGACCCATCCGACGTCGCCTGTGCTTGCCGCCTCGTTGGCGATGGCCGAACTTTTGGGCTCCTCGGGCGAGGAATTGTTCACGGCGTTCATGATCGGTTTTGAGGTCGAGTGCAAGGTTGCCGAATGCATCAAGCCCGATCATTACATCAAGGGTTTTCATTCGACGGGCACCATTGGCGCCATCGGCGCAGCGGTCGCAAGCGCCAAGCTTCTTGGCCTCGATGAAGCGCAGCTTCGCTTTTGCCTGGGCATTGTTTGCTCGGAGAGTGCGGGTCTTCGCGCGAATTTCGGGACGATGACGAAACCGTTTCACTCTGGACGCGCCGCCGAGAACGGTGTTGTTGCTGCGCGCCTCGCGGCGGGCGGATACACCTCGGACCCGGGCATCTTCGATGGTGAGTGGGGCTTCATGCAGATCATGGGTGGCGGCTGCGACCCTGAATATCTGGTCGGCGAGTTGGGCGACCCCTGGTCAGCGGTGGACCCCGGCATTTCGATAAAACCCTACCCGAGTGGCTCGCTTTCACACCCCTCAATGGATGCGATGCGCGATCTGATTCTTGAGCACGACATCAAGCCCGAGCAGGTGAAAAGTGTCCGTCTTGGCACAAACACCCGCGTACTCCAGCCGCTTCGCTACGACGATCCCCAGAACGAGCTTGAGGCGAAGTTCTCGATGAAATACAGCCTTGGCATTCTTCTTCTCAATGGCGGCAAGGGCGGCATTGCCCAGTATCGGGACGAGGTAGTTGAGAGCCCCGAGGTGAAGGCGATGCTTGAGAAGGTCGAGCCTTTCGTTGACGAGGAGATCGAGGCGATGGGCTATGACCTTATTCGCTCGAAGCTCACCATCGAAATGGAGGACGGCACCGTTCACGAAAAATTCTCGGACACCTCGCGCGGCACACCGAAGCGGCCGATGGATCGCGAGGAGCTTTACGAGAAATTCACCGAGTGCTGCAGCCTTGTTTACGAGAAGGATCAAATTGCTCGTGCCGAGGCGGTTCTATACAAGGTGGATACCCTCGATGGCGTTTATTCGCTAATCGATCTCCTGGGCACCAAAAACGAAGAGTAGGGAGCCTGGGCCATGGGTTTTCACAAATGGGATGACTTCACCCGGCGCGCCAATATCCGAAAGGGAACCTGGCGGCGCGTTATCGCGACGGAGAACCTTACCGTTCAGCGCGGGGAGATGGAGCCCGACACCGAGTTTGACGGTGGCGTTCACCGACATCCAGAAGATCAAATTATCGTTGTCATGAAGGGGAAGATGCGCCTTCACATTGACGGCACTGAAGGCTGGCTTGAGCCGGGCGATGTGGGTGTTATACCCGGCGGCGAGTTCCATGGCGGGGTGGATGTGGGGCCCGAGGGCGCCGAGTACCTTGAAATTATCGCAGGCGGGCGGATGGATTATCTGCCCGGCTATGTCGGACCTCCCAAGAATGAATTCAAGGGACCGGGGGATTAAACGATGGTGGAGGAGGCGCAGCGCATATTTGTCGTTTGCACGGACCTGATGTTTTCTGCGCGTATCCGAGAAGCGGGTACCTCGCCGGGCGCCGTGTTTGAGTTCATTGGATCAGAGGAAAAATTCGACATGGCGGTTGAGAATTTTAACGCCGTGCTGTTTTTGTGCGATCTGCACCACCCCACGCTTGGCGGCGAGGCTGCAGGCGAGTTGATCAAGAAACTCCGAGCCTCGAAGCGGGGCAAGGGTGCCTATGCCATCGCCTTTGGAAAGCACACTGAGCCAGATTTACTCAAGGCTGCCGATAAGGCTGGTTTTGACAAGGTGATGCCGCGCTCGCTTTTCGTCAAAGAAATGCCCGAGATTGTCCGCCGGGCGGCAAGTCGTATTCGGACAGCCGGTTGACCCTAAAGCCTCCTGCCTCGAATCCAGTATCGTTTTCGGGGAGCCTGATCTACTGGCTCGAAGTGCCTTCCGACAAACAACATTTTATCCACGGAATTTTGGACGGCTACGACAATCTGGGTTACTACCAGACGATGGTCCATGGATGGGGCGAGCGTGTAGATGGCGGGGCCACCTCGTTGGCGCGCATCACCTCGACCGAGGATACCCGGGAGGAGATGGACACCCTTCTTGAGGCGCTCTCTGCGGATTTTGGTCTCAAGTTGTTAGATGAGGCGCCTGATATTGCGCCTGACTTTCAACCCGTATCTCGCAAGCCAGGAGACGAGGCGGAAAACGCCTGAGCGGGTTTTCGAATTCATGGGAAGCGATTGCATGTTGGGTAGGTGGCGAACAATAGTCTCGGCGGTCGTGGTAGCGTTTTTTTTAGCGACCCCTGCGCATGCAGCGAAAACGCTTCGGCTGGCAACGACGACGAGCACCCACTTCACTGGTCTTCTGGACTGGCTGCACCCCCATTTTGAAAAGCGCCACAATGTCCGCATACACACCATTGCTGTTGGAACGGGAAAGGCGCTGCGCCTGGGCCAAA harbors:
- a CDS encoding DUF4911 domain-containing protein, coding for MTLKPPASNPVSFSGSLIYWLEVPSDKQHFIHGILDGYDNLGYYQTMVHGWGERVDGGATSLARITSTEDTREEMDTLLEALSADFGLKLLDEAPDIAPDFQPVSRKPGDEAENA
- a CDS encoding DUF4863 family protein encodes the protein MGFHKWDDFTRRANIRKGTWRRVIATENLTVQRGEMEPDTEFDGGVHRHPEDQIIVVMKGKMRLHIDGTEGWLEPGDVGVIPGGEFHGGVDVGPEGAEYLEIIAGGRMDYLPGYVGPPKNEFKGPGD
- a CDS encoding MmgE/PrpD family protein; translated protein: MSSADSPITDAVVEFVLGTEAAQIPEDVKVISRRCFVDGTGLMVAGSTDNSGRIVQAYAKEIGGEPEARIIGTDMTVSAHTAAFANGVAAHAMDYDDTQLSSYPDRIYGLMTHPTSPVLAASLAMAELLGSSGEELFTAFMIGFEVECKVAECIKPDHYIKGFHSTGTIGAIGAAVASAKLLGLDEAQLRFCLGIVCSESAGLRANFGTMTKPFHSGRAAENGVVAARLAAGGYTSDPGIFDGEWGFMQIMGGGCDPEYLVGELGDPWSAVDPGISIKPYPSGSLSHPSMDAMRDLILEHDIKPEQVKSVRLGTNTRVLQPLRYDDPQNELEAKFSMKYSLGILLLNGGKGGIAQYRDEVVESPEVKAMLEKVEPFVDEEIEAMGYDLIRSKLTIEMEDGTVHEKFSDTSRGTPKRPMDREELYEKFTECCSLVYEKDQIARAEAVLYKVDTLDGVYSLIDLLGTKNEE